The Lacticaseibacillus rhamnosus DNA window TTATAGCCGATGCCTTGCTTTTCTTTCTTCAGCTTTTCAACAATGACAGAGCCTTCCTTGCCGGCGTTTTCGGCAATCTGGCGAACTGGTTCTTCCAGTGCACGTTGAACAATGTTGATCCCGGTCTGAACATCGCCGTCTTCTTTCAAAGCAGCAACAGCAGGCAATACGTCTACCAAGGCAGTACCACCACCAGCAACATAGCCTTCTTCAACCGCAGCACGGGTCGCGTTCAAAGCGTCTTCGATCCGATACTTACGTTCTTTCAGTTCGGTTTCCGTTGCGGCACCAACCTTGACAACAGCAACCCCGCCAGCTAACTTAGCCAAGCGTTCTTGCAGTTTTTCACGGTCGAAGTCGCTGGTCGTATCAGCAATCTGCTTCTTGATGATGTTAACCCGTTCAGCAATAGCATCCTTGGAACCAGCGCCATCAACAATGGTGGTGTCGTCCTTGGTAACCGTAACCTTGCCTGCACGGCCTAATTGTTCAATCTTGGTATCCTTCAAATCCAAGCCAAGATCGGAGCTGATGACAGTACCACCTGTCAAGGTCGCAATATCTTCAAGTTGAGCCTTGCGCCGATCGCCAAAGCCAGGTGCTTTAACGGCAACAACATTGAAGGTGCCTCGAATCTTGTTCAGAACCAAGGTCGGCAGTGCTTCACCGGCAACATCGTCAGCAATGATCAACAGTGCCTTGCCTTGTTGCACGATTTCTTGCAAGAGTGGCAGAATATCTTGAATATTGGAGATCTTCTTGTCGGTAATCAGGATATATGGATCATCCAGATCAGCTTCCATCTTGTCGTTGTCGGTAACCATGTACTGGCTCAGATAGCCGCGATCAAACTGCATCCCTTCAACAACAGAGAGTTCAGTATCAATCCCTTTGCTTTCTTCAATGGTAATCACACCATCATGGCCAACTTTTTCCATCGCGTCAGCAATCAGGTTGCCGACTTCTTCATTAGAAGAGGAAACGGAAGCAACTTGGGCAATTTCCTTCTTGCCGTTAACCTTGTGGCTGATCTTGTGCAATTCGTCAACTGCAGCCTTGGTTGCCTTTTCGATCCCGGTCCGAATGCCGACTGGGTTAGCACCGGCAGTGACGTTCTTCATGCCTTCACGAATAATGCTTTGTGCCAAAACCGTTGCGGTGGTCGTACCATCACCGGCAATATCATTAGTCTTGGAAGCAACTTCTGCGACTAACTTAGCACCCATATTTTCATAGTGATCTTCCAAGTCAATTGACTTTGCGATCGTGACACCATCATTGGTGATTTCCGGTGCACCATAGCTCTTGTCCAAAACAACATTGCGGCCTTTTGGTCCTAACGTTGTCTTAACTGTGTTTGCTAACTGATCCACGCCACGCAGCATTGCGGCACGTGCATCCTCAGAGAATTTAATTTCTTTTGCCATTGTTTTTATTCACCTCAAAATTGATCGATTATTTTTTACGCAATTGCCATAATGTCTTTTTCGTGCAGTACGAGGTAGTCTTGACCTTCATACTTCACTTCAGAGCCGGCGTATTTGTCGTATAATACAGTATCGCCAACTTTAACGGCCATTGGCAGACGCTTGCCTTCCGGTGTCAAAGCGCCT harbors:
- the groES gene encoding co-chaperone GroES, with protein sequence MLKPLGDRVIVEVVEEEEQTVGGIVLANNAKQKPQTGKVVAVGEGALTPEGKRLPMAVKVGDTVLYDKYAGSEVKYEGQDYLVLHEKDIMAIA
- the groL gene encoding chaperonin GroEL (60 kDa chaperone family; promotes refolding of misfolded polypeptides especially under stressful conditions; forms two stacked rings of heptamers to form a barrel-shaped 14mer; ends can be capped by GroES; misfolded proteins enter the barrel where they are refolded when GroES binds) is translated as MAKEIKFSEDARAAMLRGVDQLANTVKTTLGPKGRNVVLDKSYGAPEITNDGVTIAKSIDLEDHYENMGAKLVAEVASKTNDIAGDGTTTATVLAQSIIREGMKNVTAGANPVGIRTGIEKATKAAVDELHKISHKVNGKKEIAQVASVSSSNEEVGNLIADAMEKVGHDGVITIEESKGIDTELSVVEGMQFDRGYLSQYMVTDNDKMEADLDDPYILITDKKISNIQDILPLLQEIVQQGKALLIIADDVAGEALPTLVLNKIRGTFNVVAVKAPGFGDRRKAQLEDIATLTGGTVISSDLGLDLKDTKIEQLGRAGKVTVTKDDTTIVDGAGSKDAIAERVNIIKKQIADTTSDFDREKLQERLAKLAGGVAVVKVGAATETELKERKYRIEDALNATRAAVEEGYVAGGGTALVDVLPAVAALKEDGDVQTGINIVQRALEEPVRQIAENAGKEGSVIVEKLKKEKQGIGYNAATGEWEDMAKSGIIDPTKVTRSALQNAASVAALLLTTEAVVADKPEPKDNNAAAAGANPAAGMGGMM